Sequence from the Corallococcus sp. EGB genome:
CACACTCTGGGTCGAGAGCTCCCGGGGCGCGGGCCTTCGGGAGGGCATCGTCGCTGGAACGCAGGACGTGGAGGTGCGGCTGGCGGAGCCGCGTGCGTTGCGGGGGCAGGTGCGCGACGACAGCGGACAGCTCGCTGGGGATGTCCGGGTCACCGCCATCCACGTCACGCACCGCCGCTACTTCGAGGCTCGCACCGACGCGACGGGCCGGTTCGAGTTCCTGTCGCTCCCTCCTGGCGAATACGTCGTCCTCTTCCAGCGGGAGGGGCTCCTCACCCGGTTCGAGGAACTCCACATCGCGGCCCATCCCCCGCTCGAAGTGACGATGTCGCGCTCACGTGCGTTGTCAGGGCGTGTGTTGCGAGGGGCGAAGCCGGTGGTGGGAGTCCGGGTGTCACTCCACGGCCTGTTTCCCATCAGGGAGACGACGACGGACGAGGCAGGACGCTTCGCTTTCGAGGGCGTGCATCCGGGGCTCCACGTCCTCGCTTCCAATCACCAGGGGCTGGACGCACTCGCGGAGGTGGAAGTGCCAGCGGGCAAGGAGGCTCCGGCCGTCGAGCTCTCACTGGGGACAGGTGTGCGGCAGCGGGGCCGGGTGTTGGACGCCAGGGGACAGCCCATTCCCGGTGCGACGGTGTATGCGCGGACAGGGGGGCGCACGGGGTTTGAATCCGCCTGGCCTGCCAGACGCAATGCGAAATCCGCCGCCGACGGCACCTATGAATTGGGCCCGCTGGTACCCGGGCGCTACCAGGTCCAGGTCGACGCCGATGGCTTCCTGGGGGAATGGGGCACTTGGATTGACGTCGACGGCGTGAAGCCCAAGCGCTTCGTGCTGCGTGACGCCGCGGTGGTGCGAGGGAGCGTGGTGGATACGGAGGGACGGCCGGTGGGTGGAGCTCACCTCGCTCTGTGGTCGAGGACGGGCGACAGGGCCCCCGAGGACCTGCTCCGGACGGAGCCTTCAATGGACGTGGGGCTGGAGTCGGGGGGCTCCACGACGTCCCGGCAGGATGGGACCTTCGTGCTCAGCGCCATCGCGAAGGGCTCCTGGTTCATGACAGTCCAACGGGATGGCTTCCAAGCCATCGTCCTGCCCGTGACGTCGCCGGCTTCGGAGCTGCGCATCACGCTCGGAGAGGGCGCGCGCATGAGTGGCGAGGTGACGGACTCGGAGGGATTCCCCGCCCGGGGCTTCCGCGTGAGTTTGTTACCCGTCCATGGCCTGGCCGGCTCCCTGCTCGAGTTGGGCACGATGACGGATGCCCGGGGCTTGTTCTCCTGGAGGGGGATTCCCCCGGGGAGGTATCGGCTCCAGGCGGAGTACAGGGGGGCCGTCGAGAGGCGGTGCGTGGCGAGAGACCTGGACCTTGCCGGTACGGAGGCCCGGCAGGAGTCCTTGCGGCTTGACCAGGGGCTGCGTGTCTCGGGACGCGTGGTGGACTCCGACGGGCGGCCTCGGGT
This genomic interval carries:
- a CDS encoding carboxypeptidase-like regulatory domain-containing protein produces the protein MTERIRAEVTAPSVPAGDPQGVRGTVLGPQGPVANAVVMAMAVESSEPLEMIPCPSRADWEDTGLLSPNCLATLFTLESWSAERFGEERVLARATTDPEGHFSLTGLGEGRFTLWVESSRGAGLREGIVAGTQDVEVRLAEPRALRGQVRDDSGQLAGDVRVTAIHVTHRRYFEARTDATGRFEFLSLPPGEYVVLFQREGLLTRFEELHIAAHPPLEVTMSRSRALSGRVLRGAKPVVGVRVSLHGLFPIRETTTDEAGRFAFEGVHPGLHVLASNHQGLDALAEVEVPAGKEAPAVELSLGTGVRQRGRVLDARGQPIPGATVYARTGGRTGFESAWPARRNAKSAADGTYELGPLVPGRYQVQVDADGFLGEWGTWIDVDGVKPKRFVLRDAAVVRGSVVDTEGRPVGGAHLALWSRTGDRAPEDLLRTEPSMDVGLESGGSTTSRQDGTFVLSAIAKGSWFMTVQRDGFQAIVLPVTSPASELRITLGEGARMSGEVTDSEGFPARGFRVSLLPVHGLAGSLLELGTMTDARGLFSWRGIPPGRYRLQAEYRGAVERRCVARDLDLAGTEARQESLRLDQGLRVSGRVVDSDGRPRVGAEVSLQQPDTSLEREGPGVVSCGSLSRAWVGDDGRFEVLHLDPGPHELTVHARGYALDAQASTGGTASESAVLVQAGSSDVRLVLRRAPGIRGRLTREDGSPITRFRLGAEVVEDFEGAFFLSTEDAPRTSPLVFEAAGLATVSREVTARRGEDVDLGAVIVAEGRVVKGRVTNAATGAAVAGALVQVDEVPEDAQGSTEWMDPSLVEGGVRTAVDGTFTLPHVGARSGALLVTHPRFVQARVPLSVQDVSVRLEPGATVQGTVRGVHTRWLQVVLSRQGEPFANGIRLEGEHFSRSDIPAGTYEVFVDAASDRAPPFEIESRTVTLPPGGKVTLNFVNTKR